In a genomic window of Aromatoleum aromaticum EbN1:
- a CDS encoding PcfJ domain-containing protein: MAGPSQLLWGVALFLVFDLTEILVSIGFSEVAGHISYVQFQPHMEIEMKKLQAVRRTLSGASVEPILAALGEFVDVEELFHIASRHDGYRDGGCIAGQAVSSAVQDLFFGGRGGVYNDVDCFAPAAGHHFESTEVRSRVKTVQMADVVGEVDYEQINARVVPRYRVLSSSRMDKLNLVQIDEYARNKPIELTASILRSFDFNCVQVGIDLVERKLVWTPAFERFLATRQIEVESTHTPAHTAIRLAKKLGELENVYVDQDRVFRTLAGAIMRLKVAEAHTERGKGQKDEMIASLATLGASDPRSAMGTLYGQRRFGKLLAQKARDNESTLSPYFSLCEEGQSGGVFSLEPKRLPDESFLRLASRRHVAEYARLAAVFLRPHKPEVKARAAALLRVDPVSLEPITGHIHIWPAHPSSSVIEMAHEKVSVKEMDRFLAVCDRHRGLMSRVQMRNSLAEQVGVVQVVQKLASEHGQWVYGLIEARADVYGHPFDGLEAYLTEQIGLAREDMLKPLIHRRLRQSVYDGVAVKELVTRAECFQEGEDLHHCIGGYAGALSYGKTVLLSLRSSEKLTSMWSSAEISLDDLARPVIRQHYGPCNSPACEAHQAVLKQVVDDLVVGELVARTRWLQRLSWLGYRVAPLVLRGRSFKRKAAAVVARFRPKPKPKFDPDVIQW; the protein is encoded by the coding sequence TTGGCCGGTCCGAGTCAGCTTCTCTGGGGCGTCGCTTTGTTTTTGGTCTTCGATTTGACGGAAATTCTCGTTTCGATAGGCTTTTCTGAGGTGGCTGGGCACATCTCCTATGTGCAGTTCCAACCTCACATGGAGATCGAAATGAAGAAACTTCAAGCTGTAAGGAGAACACTCTCCGGTGCGAGCGTCGAGCCGATCCTGGCGGCGCTTGGAGAGTTTGTCGATGTGGAGGAGTTGTTCCATATCGCCTCGAGGCACGATGGCTATCGGGATGGGGGGTGTATCGCGGGGCAGGCAGTGTCCAGCGCTGTCCAAGACCTGTTCTTCGGGGGACGAGGAGGGGTCTACAACGATGTCGATTGTTTTGCCCCTGCGGCTGGTCATCATTTCGAGAGCACGGAAGTCCGCAGTCGGGTTAAAACCGTCCAGATGGCCGACGTGGTGGGCGAGGTCGATTACGAGCAGATCAATGCTCGTGTGGTGCCGCGGTACAGGGTGTTGAGTTCGTCCAGGATGGATAAGCTCAATCTGGTTCAGATTGACGAGTACGCTCGCAACAAGCCGATTGAGCTGACAGCCTCGATCCTTAGGTCCTTCGATTTCAATTGCGTCCAGGTTGGGATCGATCTTGTCGAGCGGAAGCTGGTTTGGACGCCTGCGTTCGAGCGGTTTTTGGCGACACGGCAGATCGAGGTCGAAAGCACGCACACGCCAGCCCACACGGCGATTCGTCTGGCCAAGAAGCTGGGTGAGCTCGAGAACGTGTATGTCGATCAGGACCGGGTTTTTCGCACGCTGGCTGGTGCGATCATGAGGCTCAAGGTCGCGGAGGCGCACACCGAGCGGGGAAAAGGGCAGAAAGACGAGATGATCGCTTCGCTTGCGACATTGGGTGCCAGTGATCCTCGTTCAGCGATGGGGACGCTCTATGGCCAGCGGCGCTTCGGCAAGCTTCTCGCTCAAAAGGCGAGGGACAACGAGTCGACGCTTTCACCCTATTTCTCGCTTTGTGAGGAAGGTCAGTCGGGAGGGGTGTTCTCGCTTGAGCCCAAGCGCTTGCCAGATGAATCTTTTCTGCGGCTTGCGTCAAGGCGCCACGTCGCCGAATACGCTCGGCTCGCCGCGGTGTTTCTGCGGCCCCATAAGCCGGAAGTTAAGGCAAGAGCAGCCGCGTTGCTGCGGGTCGATCCTGTCTCGCTCGAGCCGATCACGGGGCACATTCACATTTGGCCTGCGCATCCGTCCTCTTCGGTGATTGAGATGGCGCATGAAAAGGTCTCGGTGAAGGAGATGGATCGATTCCTGGCGGTGTGCGACCGGCATCGTGGCTTGATGTCGAGAGTGCAGATGAGGAATTCGCTTGCGGAGCAGGTTGGGGTGGTGCAGGTTGTCCAAAAGCTCGCTAGCGAGCATGGCCAGTGGGTATACGGGCTGATCGAGGCGAGGGCTGATGTCTATGGCCACCCGTTCGATGGGCTTGAGGCGTACCTGACCGAGCAGATTGGCCTGGCACGTGAAGACATGCTCAAGCCACTCATCCATCGCCGTTTGCGTCAGTCAGTTTATGACGGCGTTGCCGTGAAGGAACTGGTGACCCGAGCCGAATGCTTCCAGGAGGGCGAAGATCTGCATCATTGCATCGGCGGGTACGCTGGGGCGCTGTCCTACGGGAAAACCGTCTTGCTCAGTCTCAGATCGAGCGAGAAGCTCACCTCGATGTGGAGTTCGGCAGAGATCAGTCTCGACGATCTTGCGAGGCCTGTGATCCGCCAACACTACGGGCCGTGCAACAGTCCCGCGTGCGAGGCCCACCAGGCGGTTCTCAAGCAGGTTGTCGATGACTTGGTGGTCGGTGAGCTGGTGGCGAGGACACGGTGGCTCCAGCGGTTGTCATGGCTGGGTTATCGGGTGGCGCCTCTGGTTTTGCGCGGTCGGTCGTTCAAGCGAAAGGCTGCTGCGGTCGTGGCACGTTTTCGTCCGAAACCCAAGCCGAAGTTCGATCCCGATGTGATCCAGTGGTAG
- the istB gene encoding IS21-like element helper ATPase IstB: MTTPEPLLARARALQLHGVVSHWAECAQAPWIAPLIEWEETERARRSLERRLRCAHIGRFKPLADFDWRWPEQCDQAAIAELMTLGFLETATNALLVGPSGLGKTTIAQNIAHQAVLRGHTVLFTTAGQLLGELAALDSDSALRRRLRHYASPTLLVIDEVGYLSYSNRHADLLFELISRRHEKKSTLITTNKSFAEWSEVFPNAACVVALIDRLVHHAEIIALKGPSWRHKEAQERAATNARKRKSARSPA; the protein is encoded by the coding sequence ATGACGACGCCTGAACCGCTGCTCGCGCGCGCCCGCGCGCTGCAACTGCACGGCGTGGTGAGCCACTGGGCCGAGTGCGCCCAGGCCCCGTGGATCGCCCCGCTCATCGAGTGGGAGGAGACCGAGCGCGCCCGACGCTCACTCGAGCGCCGGCTGCGCTGCGCGCACATCGGCCGCTTCAAGCCGCTGGCCGACTTCGACTGGCGCTGGCCCGAGCAGTGCGACCAGGCCGCCATCGCAGAGCTGATGACGCTCGGCTTCCTCGAGACCGCCACCAACGCCTTGCTGGTCGGCCCCTCCGGGCTCGGGAAGACCACCATCGCGCAGAACATCGCCCACCAGGCGGTGCTGCGCGGGCACACCGTGCTCTTCACCACCGCCGGCCAACTCCTGGGCGAGCTCGCCGCGCTCGACTCCGACTCCGCGCTGCGCCGCCGCCTGCGCCACTACGCCAGCCCCACGCTCCTGGTGATCGACGAGGTCGGCTACCTCTCCTACTCGAACCGCCACGCCGATCTGCTCTTCGAGCTCATCAGCCGTCGCCACGAGAAAAAGAGCACCCTCATCACCACCAACAAGTCCTTTGCCGAATGGTCCGAGGTGTTCCCCAACGCCGCCTGCGTGGTCGCGCTCATCGACCGCCTGGTCCATCACGCCGAGATCATCGCCCTCAAGGGCCCGTCCTGGCGCCACAAGGAAGCCCAGGAGCGCGCCGCCACCAACGCCCGCAAACGCAAATCCGCACGGAGTCCCGCATGA
- a CDS encoding ankyrin repeat domain-containing protein, whose product MFLRSDMIHTEGFRILSEICMKNRPDLSFIIDAGFSEVYPHQLAARFPHVVAKMEDLWDNPQAMNVYFEDLLVSKRPNRKGFPPEVGKEIIRLSLAYERLRLITRPTARLEPKAEDLSETTRKARERLKTLGIENDLVSFARAVSTCNSDLCALMIEAGLDINMRDHRGLTMLIVCAMRGQKESAERLMKLGADVDVRDSDGYTALHWASEGGNTPFVLSLLRKGAQVDPQSRTGVTPLMLAASAGRYTTAEGLLKHGACPNITADTGATALYRAVANDHLAVAELLVAKGASVHSKLENGPSLIELAKRSEHPGIRELIEHVQTNLWNTFDTKENRGTRPAGHSILGLYPKPA is encoded by the coding sequence ATGTTCCTTCGGTCAGACATGATTCATACTGAAGGCTTTCGGATTCTTTCAGAAATCTGTATGAAAAATCGACCCGATCTTTCCTTCATCATTGATGCAGGGTTCAGCGAGGTCTATCCACATCAACTCGCAGCGCGTTTTCCTCATGTCGTCGCGAAAATGGAGGATCTTTGGGATAACCCCCAAGCCATGAACGTGTACTTTGAGGACCTCTTGGTTTCAAAGCGCCCAAATCGAAAAGGGTTTCCTCCCGAAGTCGGCAAAGAGATCATTCGGCTCAGCCTGGCTTACGAACGACTTCGCCTCATTACCAGACCGACGGCACGTCTGGAACCTAAGGCCGAAGATCTATCGGAGACGACAAGAAAAGCTCGTGAAAGACTGAAGACACTAGGGATTGAGAACGATCTGGTTAGCTTTGCGCGTGCAGTCAGCACCTGTAACAGTGATCTTTGTGCGCTGATGATCGAAGCTGGACTCGACATCAATATGCGTGATCATCGCGGACTCACCATGCTTATCGTTTGCGCGATGCGAGGCCAAAAAGAGTCCGCGGAAAGACTGATGAAGCTGGGAGCCGATGTCGATGTGAGGGACAGCGATGGCTACACCGCTTTGCACTGGGCGAGCGAAGGGGGCAATACACCATTCGTTCTATCGCTGCTTCGCAAAGGCGCACAAGTCGATCCACAGAGCAGAACTGGCGTGACACCGCTGATGCTTGCAGCCAGTGCCGGACGCTATACCACAGCAGAAGGCTTACTCAAGCATGGCGCTTGTCCGAACATCACGGCAGATACCGGGGCAACCGCCCTATACAGAGCGGTGGCGAATGACCATTTGGCCGTGGCCGAGCTTCTGGTTGCCAAAGGTGCGTCTGTCCATTCTAAGCTTGAGAACGGGCCGAGCTTGATCGAGCTGGCAAAACGATCTGAGCACCCAGGCATCCGCGAGTTGATCGAGCATGTGCAGACGAACCTTTGGAACACCTTCGATACGAAGGAAAACAGAGGGACACGGCCGGCTGGGCATTCGATTCTCGGCTTGTACCCAAAGCCAGCATAA
- the istA gene encoding IS21 family transposase yields the protein MALSPEHEAQILRYYHAERWRIGTIAVQLGLHRDTVARVLAQAGLPRHGPVQRASAIDPYLPFLHETLAQFPRLTAARLYDMVRARGYPGRPDHFRHLIARHRPRPSAEAYLRLRTLPGEQAQVDWGHFGHLTIGRARRPLMAFVMVLSWSRQIYLRFFLDARMENFLRGHVGAFECWGAVPRIALYDNLKSAVLERCGNAIRFHPTLLALAGHYRFEPRPVAVARGNEKGRVERAIRYVREAFFAGCAFADLDDLNAQAQAWCEGAAGARRCPEDASMTVAEAFAAERERLLARPETPFPTDELRAVSAGKTPYVRFDLNDYSIPHTHVRRTLTVLADPLRVRILDGENVIATHARSYDRRQQIECDAHLEALVAHKHAASAHRATDRLTAAVPTCQALLAQAAERGEPLGRTTRALTDLLDRYGADELGAAVDEALARGVPHPNAVRLALERRREAPPPLGVPLPAHLKTRDVTVRAHPLAGYDRLLEDDHDDA from the coding sequence ATGGCCCTGTCCCCTGAACACGAAGCGCAGATCCTGCGCTACTACCACGCCGAGCGCTGGCGCATCGGCACCATCGCCGTGCAGCTCGGGCTGCACCGCGACACCGTCGCGCGCGTGCTCGCCCAGGCCGGCCTGCCCCGGCACGGCCCCGTGCAGCGCGCCTCGGCGATCGACCCCTATCTGCCCTTCCTCCACGAGACGCTCGCGCAGTTTCCGCGCCTTACGGCCGCGCGGCTCTACGACATGGTGCGCGCACGCGGTTACCCCGGGCGCCCCGATCACTTCCGCCACCTCATCGCCCGCCACCGCCCGCGCCCGAGCGCCGAGGCCTACCTGCGGCTACGCACCCTGCCCGGCGAGCAGGCCCAGGTCGACTGGGGGCACTTCGGGCACCTGACGATCGGGCGCGCGCGCCGTCCGCTGATGGCCTTCGTGATGGTGCTGTCGTGGTCGCGCCAGATCTATCTGCGCTTCTTCCTCGATGCGCGCATGGAGAACTTCCTGCGCGGCCACGTCGGCGCCTTCGAGTGCTGGGGCGCGGTGCCGCGCATCGCCCTCTACGACAATCTGAAGAGCGCGGTGCTCGAGCGTTGCGGCAACGCGATCCGCTTCCACCCGACCCTGCTCGCGCTCGCCGGCCACTACCGCTTCGAGCCGCGCCCGGTGGCGGTGGCGCGTGGCAACGAGAAGGGGCGCGTCGAGCGCGCGATCCGCTACGTGCGCGAGGCCTTCTTCGCCGGATGCGCCTTCGCCGATCTGGACGACCTGAACGCGCAGGCCCAGGCCTGGTGCGAGGGCGCCGCCGGCGCGCGGCGCTGCCCCGAGGACGCCTCGATGACGGTGGCCGAGGCCTTCGCGGCCGAGCGCGAGCGCCTGCTCGCGCGGCCCGAGACACCGTTTCCGACCGACGAGCTGCGCGCGGTGTCGGCGGGCAAGACCCCGTACGTGCGCTTCGACCTGAACGACTACTCGATCCCCCACACCCATGTACGGCGCACCCTCACCGTGCTCGCCGACCCGCTGCGGGTGCGCATCCTCGACGGCGAGAACGTGATCGCCACCCATGCGCGCAGCTACGACCGCCGCCAGCAGATCGAGTGTGACGCCCACCTCGAGGCGCTCGTCGCACACAAGCACGCGGCCAGTGCGCACCGCGCCACCGACCGCCTGACGGCGGCCGTGCCCACCTGCCAGGCGCTGCTCGCCCAGGCCGCCGAGCGCGGCGAGCCGCTCGGGCGCACCACGCGCGCGCTCACCGACCTGCTCGACCGCTACGGCGCGGACGAACTGGGCGCCGCCGTCGACGAGGCGCTCGCGCGCGGCGTGCCGCATCCCAACGCGGTGCGCCTGGCGCTCGAGCGCCGGCGCGAGGCGCCCCCGCCGCTGGGCGTGCCGCTGCCCGCGCATCTGAAGACGCGCGACGTCACCGTGCGCGCCCACCCCTTGGCCGGCTACGACCGCCTGCTGGAGGACGACCATGACGACGCCTGA
- a CDS encoding cell wall hydrolase: MIEMAITCLALNLYHEARGEPEIGQWAVAQVTMNRAEHDPAKVCDTVFKPRQFSWTNPLVEAPTPEIRRARAENYMPREAQAWELAKKIARRTLQGRGRNVVGGATHYHADYVAPRWASTFSQVAQIGSHVFYR; the protein is encoded by the coding sequence ATGATCGAGATGGCAATCACATGCCTTGCACTGAACCTCTACCATGAGGCGAGGGGCGAACCGGAGATCGGCCAATGGGCCGTTGCCCAGGTGACGATGAACCGGGCCGAGCATGATCCGGCCAAAGTGTGTGACACCGTGTTCAAGCCACGGCAATTCTCGTGGACAAACCCCTTGGTTGAAGCGCCTACCCCCGAGATTCGTCGAGCTCGGGCAGAGAATTACATGCCGAGAGAAGCACAGGCATGGGAGTTGGCGAAGAAGATCGCTCGCCGAACACTCCAAGGAAGAGGACGGAACGTGGTTGGCGGCGCTACCCACTACCATGCCGACTACGTCGCACCACGATGGGCTTCGACCTTCAGTCAGGTCGCCCAGATCGGGAGTCACGTCTTCTACCGATGA
- a CDS encoding zinc-finger-containing protein: MTSTKKKPVPKCNQSSKWKRGVRERIAAQQKQNSKKKATKNSKPQAKFLPWERQPVTCPYCSRRAMLVTGQVIYPHRPDLHDLNFWLCDHCKAYVGTHKAGLGWGNGTRPKGTLADEPTRRARRAAHAAFDPFWQKGDLSRRKAYAWLAESLGLSVEETHLGAFDVATCQRVIELCVARRSQLSDDCLL, from the coding sequence ATGACCAGCACGAAAAAGAAGCCTGTCCCCAAATGCAATCAGTCGTCCAAGTGGAAGCGGGGTGTGCGAGAACGGATCGCCGCTCAACAGAAGCAAAACAGCAAGAAGAAGGCAACGAAGAACAGCAAGCCACAGGCTAAATTTTTGCCTTGGGAGCGTCAGCCAGTGACCTGCCCGTACTGCAGCCGGCGTGCCATGCTGGTGACAGGCCAAGTCATCTACCCACATCGCCCCGACCTGCATGATCTCAACTTCTGGCTTTGCGATCACTGCAAAGCCTATGTTGGGACGCACAAGGCCGGTCTCGGCTGGGGAAACGGCACGCGCCCAAAGGGTACGCTTGCCGATGAGCCGACGCGTCGCGCTCGCAGGGCCGCACATGCAGCATTCGACCCGTTCTGGCAAAAAGGCGATCTTTCACGGCGGAAGGCTTACGCCTGGCTCGCTGAGTCCCTAGGGCTGAGCGTCGAAGAAACACACCTTGGCGCCTTCGACGTCGCAACTTGCCAACGCGTGATCGAACTTTGCGTGGCCAGAAGGTCGCAGCTTTCTGACGACTGCCTGCTCTGA
- a CDS encoding zinc ribbon domain-containing protein, whose amino-acid sequence MCREWTCVACGSTHDRDINASRNILGRGRAPLAVGIPVLPRVSGQPAG is encoded by the coding sequence ATCTGTCGCGAATGGACCTGCGTGGCGTGCGGAAGCACCCACGACCGCGACATCAACGCGTCCAGGAACATCCTCGGGCGCGGACGTGCGCCTCTAGCTGTAGGAATCCCCGTCCTTCCCCGCGTCAGCGGGCAGCCGGCAGGCTGA